The genomic window GTTAAGCAGTATGAATTAAACCTTTGATTAGAAGAATAATTATTATACAGAGTAAATAAATTACACTAATTAAAATTATTTCCCATAGTTTCATTTTATAGGGTAATTCAATTAAAGTCCCTAAGTATATAGTATTAAAAATAATTAAAGTAATTATAAAAATATAAGCTTTGCTTTGTTCCAACAATTTAATTAAGAAATAAGATAAAGGAATTGAAATTAAAGCCATTAACATTATTTCAGCTATTCTTATGGGAATTGCAAATTTCTTTTTTAAATAGCTATTACTACTAGAAAAAAGTTTAGTTCCTTTTGGTTCTTTTACTAAAATCCTACCAGAAAGCCATTCTTCTAGAAAAGCACCAAATATAAAAGAGATAGCAATAGCCCAATAATGATAAATACTAAAAATGTTAATATTAAACATCTTATCCATTTTAAATTAAGAGAACTATTTAAATCTTTATAGGCATAAAATAAGAATAAAGCTATAATTCCTACTAATTCAAAAATACCAATTATAACGAATATTTCAACAATTCCCATCTTATATCCCTCTAACTTAACAGCTCACGATTGAGAAAATATTATAAATAAGTAAGAGTTCTTATAAATATGCCTAAAACCAATAAAAAAGTGAAACTTGCACTTAATCCTTTAACCATATCTAAAATGGCTAAAGAAGCTAAAAAAGAGTTTCCTTATAAAACGGGAAAAGTTGAATTTTTTCTAATGGGCAAAAGTAAATTTGTAGAATATCTTGAAAATTCTTATATTACTAAAGATTATAAAGAAGAATATAATAAAACTCCTGCTTTTGTTGCACATCTTAAAAAAGATAAAAATATGATTGTTTTTTGTGAAGAGATTTTAGATAAATTAACTAAAAGATTAAAAGATAAAGATAAAATTGATTTTATTAAAGCCTTAACAACACATGAATTATTTCATATAATAAATAAACATTCTATTGAAAATGAGTATGAAGCTTTGAAGTCTGAAGAAGAAGTTCATGAAGAGTTTGAAGAAGAATTTCCAGAATATAAAAAAATTTTAGATAAATTTTCTTAATTTAGCCTATCGCAGATGGCTGGCATTGATACACTCAACTTGTTGAGGTACTTTTAACAAAGTTAAATGTAAAGGTTCGTCTTATCCGAGATAGCTCAAATCGTCTTTCTTTTCTTTTTGTTCTAAGGACTTCTTACTTTGTTCCATAATAGTCTTTATCTTAGATTCTACTTCTCTTGCTGTTTGCATTAAAGGTTTAACATCAACATTTAAACCAATTTGTTTGTCTAAAGAAAGTATTAAACTTGCTGCCGCAGCTGAGTCTGGAAGTCCAGTTTTTGTTTCTGAGAAAATACATGAAACATTATTTAATTTTAGTAATAATGCGGCAGTTGTTCCAAGAACGATTCCTTCATCTAATTTTTTAAGGTTAGATTTTTTGAAAGCATCTCCATAACATAAAACTTCAGTTTTATCAGATTTTGCAGTGATTCCTTCTAGAATGATTATTTCTTTTGCGTTTAGTGTTTTTGCAACTTCTTTTATTGCATCTGCAACTAACCATTCAATTCCTGCTAGAGAAATAATTCCTTGTATAATAACCAATTTCTTTTTTTGATTATAATAAATTTCTATTGGCTCAATCATTTTTGATTGATGAATTGCCATAATTGGTTTTAGTTTATCAGAATGAATATATCCAATTTCTTCAAACTTTAGGTGTTCTATTAAGAATCTAGTTGCAATTGTTCCAATTAAACCTACGCCCGGAAAACCACATAAAATAGTTACATTCTTTGGTTTTTTATTAAGCTCTACTTTCATTAAAAAGAATAAATAAAGGCTCCTTTATATAGTTTACTTTATTTTAAATGAGATTGAATATTTTTAAGAATTTTATCTAAATCTCCAGAAGAATCAATTTTAGTTATATGCTTTTTATAATAGTCTAGAAGAGGTTTTGTTTTTTCTTCATAAATTTTTAGTCTGTGTTTTACAACTTCAGGTTTTTCATCTTCTCTTTGTATTAATTTACCTTTGCAAACATCACAAATCCCGTGCTTTTTTGATGGGAGAGTTTTAATATTATAAATTGCACCACATTTACTGCAAATTCTTCTTGTTGAAGTTCTTTCTATTAAAATTTCATTTTTACAGTCTAATTGAAAAATAAAATCAAATTTAATTAAAGAATCTAACATTTGTGCTTGTTCTAATCTTCTTGGAAATCCTTCAAGAATAAAATCTCCTTTTAGATGAGGCTTTAAAAGCGCTAAAACAATTTCATCTGGAACTAATCCTCCTGAATCAGAATATTGTTTTATTTGCTTTCCAATTTTAGATTGAGAATTTATTTCATCTCTTACTAAATCTCCCATAGAAAAGTGTTTTATATTCAGAACTTTGCTTAGTCTTTGAGAAATTATACCCTTTCCTGCACCTGGTGGGCCTAAAAATAAAATTTTCATTTTTTTTATTTAAAATTTGCTTGTTTTTATATTTATCTTTTTGGTGTTAATAAAACATTTCTTAATTCTTGAATTGCTTCATTTAGTCTTCCTTCTTCATTCTTAATAATTTTAACTCTTGCGCCTGTAACACCTGAATAATATACACAATAAATTCTATTTATTTCTTGAAATAAAGAAATATCTCGTTCAAAATACATACCTCTTTTTCTTGAAGTATCTTTTGCTTGCCACTGTGCAATTTCTTCTGGTCTTGCTTCTATAATAACAAAAACATGAGGTTTTATTCCTTGCAATGTCCAATCAGGTAAACCTGGGAAAAAACCAATTGGAGTCATAAAAGACGCATGGGTAGTAATTAATAAATTTCCTTGAATTTTTGAAATATGTTCTGCAGTCTTTTTTTGATACTCAATCCAGATTTCTTGTTTTAAGTTTGATCTTATATCATCTACCTCTTTTATGTGTCCATCTCTTTTAAGAAGTTCAGTGATATGATCTCCAAAGTTAATAATTTTAAAATCGGTCCCTTCTAATGATTTATTAGCTACTGTAGTCTTACCCGAACCAGGAACACCAACTAAGATTATTCTATCATACATTCCAGATTTTTAGAGTTAGAGTTATTTATAATAATATAGTAACTTGAATATATTAACTAAAAAGTATATTAAAAAGAAGAATAATCGAAATGTTGAAATATAAAGCCTCTGACGAGGATTGAACTCGCGGCCTCGTCCTTACCAAGGACGCGCTCTACCACTGAGCCACAGAGGCAATGTTGGCTTGAATTCTTTTTAAAAAATAATGCGGGGGACAGGAGTCGAACCTGCGTAGGCACTAAGCCACAGGATATCTTACTTGTACTCGAAGCGTCTTAAGTTTAGCATGTTCTTATTAGGAACAACCTGCTCGTTTGACCACTCCGACACCCCCGCATAATTTGATGTCTTAGTTAAAAATCAGAATTTAATTTATAAAGCTTGTGCTTGATAATTAGGATTTAATGCATTTTTTAAGAATCTTAAACTATATTTACAAGCCTACTTATGGTTTGTTGGTCTTCGGGATAATCTCCAAGTATAACTGAGATATTATAAGTTCCTGTTTGGTTTATTGTAACATTCCAAGATATACTATCGGTAGTTAAAGTTGGAAGCATAAACCAACATTTAGATTTATCAACACTACAATCAAATTCTCCTGAATAATTTCCATTCCAAATATCTAAAATGGTATAATCTAAACTGTTTATGTTTAGTTGGGCAGGTAAGTTATGCATATCACTAACACCGCCTAAATTGTTGGTTATTGCTGCATCTATCCAGAATGAATTGTCCTTACTTTCAGTAGCTTGAGGGTATTCAGTTTCACTAGACCAATTAAAAGTAATATTATTTTGTATAGAATAAATTGGAAGATTAGTTAGTGATTTCATACCATCATTACTAGAATTCATATCATAATATATAATTTCATTTCCATCAGAATCAAATCTATCTAAATAAGCATAGAAATCAAAATCACTATCAGGATAAACATGAGAAATATTATATTCATAAGTTATTTCTTTTGTTTCTCCAATATTTAAATCAAAATTTTTAGTTTCTAGAATTGTACTTGGAGATAATCTAAAGTAAGAAGTTATATTTTTAACATTAATATTTCCATAATTAGTTACATTAAAGGTAAAGTTTATTTGATTTCCTAAATAATAAGTGTGAGATTCTCCTTTATGAGTATAATCTAACTCAGACATTCCAACATCAGAATAAACAGATGTTCCTGCAACACTATAAGAAGTGTAATAAGGTGGAAGTGTTTCTAAATCTGATTCTAAGCCCACATTATCAACTGCTCTTATTGCAAAATAATAGGTTTTGTTTCCACCTTCAGATAAATTATACACATAACAGGTTTGCTCAGATCCAGGAACAAGATAATTACAATGAGAACTACTAGTTGTGTATAATTCACCTTTATTAGCCATTATATAAGGTTCGTAAGCTGAATTTGAATTTTTAATATCATAAGCATTGTTGAATTCAGTTTCTGTTGTTATTGGTGATAAAGAATATTTTATTTTATAATAACTAACCGCTTCAGAATATGAAGATAAACTAGATTCATCATCTGCACTTTGTGTCCAGTTTAATTTAACTGCGTCTTCTTTATTTGGGAAACCTCTTAGATATGGCTCAGCAGATAAATCATCTATTGCTTCGGGTTTAGAACTATCCATTTCTATATCTGAAAGAATATAGCTATACAAATCATTTATTACTAATTTAACTTTTGTTTTATTTGTATGATAATATTTACTTCCTAAACTACAGGAAAATCCTGGACCGTAAATATCTAAACAAATTGAAGTAGTATTCCAAGTATATCTAAATTCTTGAGTAGAACTTGAATTTGTACCTACTAAAACCCAATTATAATCTCCTGGAACATATTCTGCACCATTGAAATAGTTAGTTGTGTTTTGATAATAAAGACTAATATTATCCATAGGGTAATTAGTATCTACTGTTAAACTTATTAAACCAGTATAATTTCCATTATCTGAAACTCCGTTTATATTTACAATTAAATCATTTACAACAGTAACATTAAACTCTTGTAGAACTTGTGAATTTTCACTATCATTTACAATCAAAGTAATATTATAATTTCCTTCACCATAATCTTTTCCTGAGAAAACAAATATTTTTCCAAAGAATTTCAAAATACTATTTACAAACCAATTATACCAAACTTGACCTTCAGCATCTGTTGCTTCTGCATTAAGAGTTAAATTTCCTAAACCTGTGTAAATTTCATTTGAAGTTCCTGAATCAGTCGTATTTGTCCAATTAGTAGAAGTTATATTTGGTAAATCATTTATACAAGCAACATCTAAATAAAATAAATTACTTTGAGTTTCATTAGAACCATCTGAGCAATAAAATCTAATTGATTGAGAGCCACAATAATCTTGGAAAGGCTTAATTTGTGCAATCGAAGTTAGATTATTTATTGAAATTGTAAACTGAGAAATTGTGGAAGGATAATAATTTAAACTTGAATTTTCTTCATCTGAGAAATAAAGTGAAAGATTTAAGTTTGTATATTCATCTTCATTTGTTGTTATATTCTGAATATTTCCAGAGAATATGGGTTTGTCATCAATCCATTCAACTGAAATATTAAATTCTTGCTCTATTGAATAGTCGGAGTCATTAACTTGTATTTTAACTGTTTGCGGGCTGTTTAGAGCTTGTTCATTATTTGGAGTCCAAATTAAAGTTCCTTCATTTAAATTCATACCTGAGGGATTTTCAATTAAATTTAAAACATAAGAACCATCATCTGTAATTGTGATTAGATAAGTATAAACTTGATCTTCTATTGCAGTTAATATTGGAGTCGAGGTTATATTTGGTGCAGTGTTCGAAGGTTGTTCTAAACCTGTAATTGTTAGATTAAATTCTTGCTCTGCAGAAGATTCATTACTTGTAATTATAAGTTTTAAACTATAATTTCCTGCATAGGTAAAGTTTAATGTTGAGAAAATTGTATAATTTTGATTTGGAGGAAGCATTGCAGTAAAATCTGCATTTTGATCTTGAGTTGTTGAATTGATAAAATAGTTTATATTTTGCTCATAAGATTCATTGTTATAAATTATACTTCTGATAACTACATTTTCTCCTGGTGTTAAAGGACTTTTAATACTCGGAGCTAAATATTCTATACTTAAAGAATAAACAACTGTTGAAGCAAATATTAAAATGATTAATAAGGAAATTATCTTAAGTTTACCTTGTATCACTTTTACAATCCTCTCTTGGTGAAACTAAATATTCTATTGTAAAATCTTTATAATAATCAATATAACTCTTCCAGTCATTTACTGCAGTTGCTTTTATTTGATTAGATAAAGTTTGAGGTTCATCTGCAGCACCGGTTCTTACAGCATAAAATCCCCCAATAGATTCAACTTTATTTTTCTCGGTTAAGTTTAAAGTATTGTCAATAACAACAACTGAATAACTAATATTTATACCTGCAGTTTCTGCATCAGAATAAATATCTGCAGTAATGGGTGTTCCAGAAATATTGAAATTAATATTTTGTTGCAAACCCGTTAAACCCCACTTAGTTTTTAATTCATTATATAATTCAGAAATATTGTAAGCATAACAAGATTTGATACTTGCATAAGCTAAAGCAAGTGCTATTGGGATTGCGAGAAGTTTATTTTTCATTTTAAGCCTTAAACTTTATTATAAGGTTTAAATAACTCTTATAATTTATAAAACTATCTTGAAGTTTAAGTTAAAATTTAAGCAAGAATAAATAAGATAATTCCTGCAGTTAAAGCTAAGAAATAGGCTTTTTTATCCCAGATAAATATTTTTCTTCCATCAAAAGGCCCAAAAGGTATAAGGTTGAACAAACCTAACCAAGCATTTATTGAAGCACCATAAATTGCAATAAGTTGAATAAATTCAGTTGTAAATATTGAGACTATTAAGAATATGATTGCTAATGTAAAGTTTGTAAGTGGTCCTGCAATTGAAATTAAACCCATTCTTCTTTTGTTTATGAATCCTCCTCTAATTATGACTGCACCAGGTGCAGCAAATACTATGTGTAATAATAAACTAAACAAAATTGCAATAACTAACATTGAATTACTTGCTCTAAACTCTGCCCATAATTGATATTTTTGTGCAACTGCTTTATGTGCTAACTCATGTAATAAAAATCCAATTCCGACTGTAATTGCTGAAAGTATAATTAAATTTATAAATTCTAAAGAAATAATCCCTTCGCCCTTACGAATTACAATTGCAAATGCTATAGAAATCGCTAACCAAGCCTTAAATAAATCTATAAGTTCTATCTTTGACCATTTCATATGCTTTAACATAATAAGTTGTAATGTATAAGAGTTTAAAAAGTTTGCTTAAAAATAAGGCGAACCCTTACATTTAACTTTGTTAAAAGTACCTCAACAAGTTGAGTGTATCAATGCCAGCCATCTGCGATAGGCTAAAAAATCTTTTTAAGTTCTTTAAGTCTATCTCTATAGTCTATAGACGATTTAAATAAATTCCAGAATACTTTTTGCATCCAATTAATCCAATCTTTATCATAAATTTCATAATAAATTGTTGTGTTCTTGTTTAATTCACCTTGTTTATAAGTTTTTGTTTCCTCAAGATTTTTGAAACGTGCAATTTTATTATCTATAATAAAACCTCTTAATGGTTGGTAACAATGTTTTATTTCTAAACTTTCTGGATATTTTACAATTAAGTTTGAAATCTTTTCAAAATTTGAAATTGAAGCTAGATTTACTCTTGTTAAAATTTTAAATTTTATTTTTTTATCTTTAATTAAACTTTCAATAAATTCTAGAGCGCGTTTATCATCCTCTAAAACATTAATAAATGAAAGATTTCCTGAAAAACAATAAATTTGAGATTCTGCATTTTCAAAGAGAGATTTTAGATTTTTCTCAGAATAAATAGAGGTATCAAATTCTTCTGTATAAACTTTTTTACTCTTTTCATCAACATGTTGAAATAAGTCCATAAAATCAAAATCAGATTTGGATCTTCCACTTTTTATTTTTGCATAAATATGATCTTTTAATTCATCTAATAATGAATTCTCAATAGGGTTGTAATAGACTAATTTTAAAGCAGCTTGAGAGCCTTTTCTGAAAGTTTTTATTTCAATTAAGCCAGTTTGGTTTTTAATCTGTTCTAAATAAGTATTTGTGGTGACCCAACTTCTCTTAAGAAATTTAGAGATTTCTTGGACTGTTCTAGGCTCTTTTTTAACAAATTCTATAATCTTCTTTGTGTCTTGTTCTTTTAAAGGCATAATATATCAAACTCCCTTAGTTTTATATAACTTTTCAAAATTAAAACTTAGTTTTAAAAAATTTAAAAGAACGCTTTTGTTAATTGAAACAATGTAATAATTTAGGGTGATTTTAATGGGAAATGAAATTGAATCAAAACAACTTATTTTAGAAGGTTCAAAAGAGAACAATGAAATAAAGATTTATGCAACTCCTGAATTTTATACTTTATTTTATCCCTCCTTAAATGAAATCGGTTTAACACTAGAAACTTGTTTAAAACTAGGTCCTTCGGCTACAAGTCTTAAACCTTTAAATTTGACTTATTTACCTATGCGATTTAGAGCATTAGATGCTTTTATTTCGAGTATATATTTATCTGATAAAAGCTACCAAATTACACAAGGATATCTTTCTTTGGATGAGGGAATGAAACTTGCTGAAATTTGTGGAATTAAAACTAATTCTGAAATTAAAGAGATTAGGCTAAGAAAAAAAACTCTTTTTCATGATCCTATTCAAGAAAAACTAATTGAAGATGTTGTTGAGAAAGATGATTCAGAATCATGGCAAGCTTATGAAAAATATGATAATTCTGAATATATTTTAACTCTTAAGGGTTCTGGAGGAATAAGTAGACCTGAAAAGAATAAAAATCTTGAAGCTAAATTATTCTGTGAATATTGGCCAAAAACAAAAGATAAAAGAATAGACAAAATTAGAATGGAACATCCTTTTAAAAATAATTATTCTATTGAATTTGATTTGTATCAAGATAGAATACTTTTAGTTGCAGAATTTGAAGTTAATAATCGTGAAGATTTAAAGTTACTTCCTATTTTAGGCAAGAATGTTTCTGAAGATCCAAAATACAAAAATGTTAACTTGGCTAAACCATTTATTAAGGATGAATCATCTACGTCTTACTGTATGGGAAGGTCATTTATTTAATGGGGGAGAAAATGACAGGTTACTATGAAATTGATGGTGGAAATGTATGCGGGATACAGTTTAATGGAATAGGTTCTTTACATGAATCAATTAGGTATCACAGATATGAAAAACTCAAAACAATATCTTTACCAAAATTAATACTATTTGCGCAAGAAGTATCCGATCTTGTTGAAAATGGTAAAATTGATGAAGGCGATTATAATGAAGCTAAACAAGCGGTGAAAAAATTAACTAATTTTCAAGGTTCTACAAATGAATTAGAAAAAATACTTGAAAAAATATCCTTACATGATATTCCAGATGAAATAATTAAAAAATATAAGGTGGAAAAATGAAAATCTTAACAGGATCCGAATTATTGAAAAAAGTATATATTAAACTTCAGGAAAGATATAAACCTGAAATCATAAAATTAGATCCAGCTGAAGATTCTGAAATAGCTAATGATTCTGATTTACATAGAACTCGAATAGAATATATGTCCTATAATGAATTGGCTTTATTTGATGGACATAAAAAGGTTGTAATGAGTTTAGGGACCAAAACTGGAGCTTATCCTGGAGAGCAATTTCTTGATGATTTAATTGCAGTTAATTTTAATCCAAAGTTGAAAGACAAAGAATTGGAAAAAAGCTTAAGAAAAAGTATTAGGTGTGGAACTTACTTTAAAAATACTTTATTTTTTGTTTTACAAGATGGTTTAATTGGGGCAACTGAAAATAAAACTGCTGGAAGAATAATTTTAGAGGATGTAACTAAAAAAATAAATCAATATCTGTTTAGAGAACCAAAGTATAATAAAGAAGTTTTATCTTTAAGCGATTTATCTCCTGTGAACACTTCTCCTGCACTTTATAAATCTGGATTAGTGGATCTGTTAGTTAAAAAGATAGAGGATTATGTTTTAATTGGCTTTCCAGAACAAATAGAATTATTTTCTGGGGGAGTATAAATTAAAACTATGGGAGATTTAAAAATAATTATAATTTGATTATTTTATTTTTTCTTTTATTTCTTCTATCTTTAAAGTCTTTTGACAACGAGAACAAACGGGCTTTTTGTTTATAAAAGTTCCAAATATCTTTCCAAGAAAATTATCTTCTATTTTTTCTTTACAAATTTCACATTTCATCTGGAAATTGTATAACTTGTTAATTTAATAAACTTTGTTTTTAATAAAAATATAAAAAGAAAAAAGTTGGAGTTAATTACCAGTCGCTATCTGTATCTGCCTCAAAGTCTTCGTTATCATCCTTTTCATCATCATCCTTTTCTGTATCATCCCAATCTGAGTCTGGTTCATCTTCAAAGTCATCTTTATCATTTTTATCTTCTGATTCTTCGTTCCAAGCCATTTTAATTACCTCCGAATTAGTATTGAATAAATCTGATATTTGATTGAAAACATTTCTGCCTTTAAAGGCTATAGAATAACTGTCCTTTATCCCATGTATTTTTATATTTTGCATGGTTTTGTGGGCTTAGGCGGGATTTAGAAGGGACATATATTTAAATCTTTCCAAATTTTAATATAAAAAAGCACTAAAAATTGAAAAATGACAAGAATAGCAATTGTTGAAAAAAAGCGTTGTAACCCCCATATCTGCGGTAATTATCTATGTATGAGACTGTGTCCTGTAAATAGAACGGGTGAAGAATGTATAAAGAAATCTTCGGATAACAAAATTCTAATAGAAGAAGAACTATGTAATGGCTGTGGTATATGCCAACAAAAGTGCCCTTTTGAAGCGATTTCTATAATTAATTTGCCTGAAAAATTGAAACAAGATCCAGTACATAGATATGGAAAGAATCAATTTGAATTGTTTGAGTTACCTATTCCAAAGAAAAATATGGTTATTGGAATAATTGGAAGAAATGGTATTGGTAAAACTACTGCATTGAGTATTTTAGCAGGAGAGATTATTCCTAACTTTGGAAAGTATAATAAAAAACCAGATAAAGAAGAGATTATCAAAAGATATTCTAATAATTATTTGGGTGAATATTTTAAAAAATTATATTCTCAACAAATAAAAATTTCTTACAAACCGCAAAGAGTGGAATTAATCCCTAAAAGTTACAAAGGTAAAGTTGGAGAATTATTAAATAAAGTTGATGAAAGAAAAATTGTAAATAAATTAATAAAAGAACTTGAAATTGAAAATCTACTTGAAAGAGATTTAGATAATTTATCTGGTGGAGAGTTACAAAAAGTTGCAATAATTGCAACAGCTGCAAAAGATGCAGATGTTTATTATTTTGATGAACCTTCTTCATTTTTAGATATTACTGCCCGAATTAAAATTGCAAGATTATTTGTTGAATTAAAAGAAAATAAATCTGTTATTGTCGTTGAGCATGACTTAGCAACTTTAGATTATATCTCTGATGAGATTCAGATAATTTATGGTGAGCAAGGAAGCTATGGTGTTATTTCACAGTCTAAAGCAGTTAGAAGAGGAATAAATGAGTATTTAGATGGATTCTTACCTGAAGATAATGTTAGATTTAGAAACTATAAAATTATATTTCAAAAACCAGTGTTTAATATTGGTGCAAAACCTGAAGTAGGATACAAATATCCCGACATTGAAAAGAAGTTTACTGGATTTAAAATGAAAATTAGTGGTGGTGCAATGTACAAAGGAAAAGTAAATGCAATTATGGGTTCAAATGGTTTAGGTAAAACTACTTTCTTAAAAATTATTTCAGGTTTAGAAAAAGCTGACAAGGGAATAATTGAGAAAAAAACAATCTCTTACAAACCCCAGTATTTAAAACAAATTAAAGGCAATGTAAAAGAATATCTAAAAGAAATTGCAAAAGAAAATTTTGAATCTGGATGGTATAAACAAAATATATTAATTAAACTTAATATTAAACATTTGTTAGATCATGATTTGTCTGAATTGTCGGGTGGAGAATTGCAAAAAGTTTACATTGCTGCAACCCTATCTACAGCTGCTGAAATAATTGCTTTAGATGAACCTTCTGCTTTTATTGATGTTGAGGATAGACTAAATGTTGCTGAAGTAATAAAAGAGTTTACACTTAAAAAAGAGGTATGCACTATAGTTGTAGATCATGATGTTCAATTTATAGATTATATTGCTGATTCTTTGTTAGTATTTGAAGGTATGCCTGGAAAAGAAGGTCATGTTTATGGACCTTGTGAAAAGCCTGAAGGTATGAATAGAATCTTAAAAATGCTAGATATTACTTATAGAAAAGATAAGCTTACCAATAGGCCAAGAATAAACAAACCAGATTCTCAACTAGATCAAGAACAAAAGAAGAAAAATAGATATTATTACAATGAATAAGTTAGTCACTCTTTAATTAATCAAATTGATGATTTTTCCATCAACAATTTTGGTTCTGCAATATATAAGTTTGGATTTATAATTCCTAGAGCGAATGTATTTATAAAGGAAATAAGACTTAAAAAATGTATGATAACATTCAATCCTAAAGTGAGTTTTCAAACAGTAAAAAACAACAAAAGATTGGATGATTTTTGTGATAATTCTGAGAAAAAAGAGATAAAAGAAGAAATTATTTAAAATTTAGATTAAAATAGAATAAATAAAACCCAATAAAGTTGTAACTAAATTTGCTATAAATGAAATTTTAATAGATTGTTTATAATCTAAATCTAAAAGAAGTTTAATTAAGAATATTTCAATAATAAATACTATTAATTCTACTAAAATAAGATTATTTATCCAGATGGGATAAACATAATTTGCTAAAGGCCAAGTAAAACAATTTATGATTAAAGAATAAAAAAATAATTTTAAGTTTGTATTTTTTATAAAAAAAAGATAAACTACAAATTCTATTAAAATAGTAAGTAAAAAAAATAAAATAAAAAAGGTTGGGTTCATTTTTTGTTCTTTTTAGATTTAAAAATTATTATCCCAATAATAATTAATAAAGCAACAGCAGATAGAATAATACTAAGTAAATAATTATCTGCTACTCTGGTGGGTTTAGGCCTTTCAGATTGAGAAGTATATGGTAATATCTCTTGGGTTTTATCTTCATAGATATATACTATTTTTGATTTTTTTATTTCAAATTTGTTGTCAATAGAACTTACTGTAAAAA from Candidatus Woesearchaeota archaeon includes these protein-coding regions:
- a CDS encoding proteasome assembly chaperone family protein, which gives rise to MKVELNKKPKNVTILCGFPGVGLIGTIATRFLIEHLKFEEIGYIHSDKLKPIMAIHQSKMIEPIEIYYNQKKKLVIIQGIISLAGIEWLVADAIKEVAKTLNAKEIIILEGITAKSDKTEVLCYGDAFKKSNLKKLDEGIVLGTTAALLLKLNNVSCIFSETKTGLPDSAAAASLILSLDKQIGLNVDVKPLMQTAREVESKIKTIMEQSKKSLEQKEKKDDLSYLG
- a CDS encoding nucleoside monophosphate kinase; the protein is MKILFLGPPGAGKGIISQRLSKVLNIKHFSMGDLVRDEINSQSKIGKQIKQYSDSGGLVPDEIVLALLKPHLKGDFILEGFPRRLEQAQMLDSLIKFDFIFQLDCKNEILIERTSTRRICSKCGAIYNIKTLPSKKHGICDVCKGKLIQREDEKPEVVKHRLKIYEEKTKPLLDYYKKHITKIDSSGDLDKILKNIQSHLK
- a CDS encoding adenylate kinase, with amino-acid sequence MYDRIILVGVPGSGKTTVANKSLEGTDFKIINFGDHITELLKRDGHIKEVDDIRSNLKQEIWIEYQKKTAEHISKIQGNLLITTHASFMTPIGFFPGLPDWTLQGIKPHVFVIIEARPEEIAQWQAKDTSRKRGMYFERDISLFQEINRIYCVYYSGVTGARVKIIKNEEGRLNEAIQELRNVLLTPKR
- a CDS encoding ribosome biogenesis/translation initiation ATPase RLI — encoded protein: MTRIAIVEKKRCNPHICGNYLCMRLCPVNRTGEECIKKSSDNKILIEEELCNGCGICQQKCPFEAISIINLPEKLKQDPVHRYGKNQFELFELPIPKKNMVIGIIGRNGIGKTTALSILAGEIIPNFGKYNKKPDKEEIIKRYSNNYLGEYFKKLYSQQIKISYKPQRVELIPKSYKGKVGELLNKVDERKIVNKLIKELEIENLLERDLDNLSGGELQKVAIIATAAKDADVYYFDEPSSFLDITARIKIARLFVELKENKSVIVVEHDLATLDYISDEIQIIYGEQGSYGVISQSKAVRRGINEYLDGFLPEDNVRFRNYKIIFQKPVFNIGAKPEVGYKYPDIEKKFTGFKMKISGGAMYKGKVNAIMGSNGLGKTTFLKIISGLEKADKGIIEKKTISYKPQYLKQIKGNVKEYLKEIAKENFESGWYKQNILIKLNIKHLLDHDLSELSGGELQKVYIAATLSTAAEIIALDEPSAFIDVEDRLNVAEVIKEFTLKKEVCTIVVDHDVQFIDYIADSLLVFEGMPGKEGHVYGPCEKPEGMNRILKMLDITYRKDKLTNRPRINKPDSQLDQEQKKKNRYYYNE